A genome region from Gallus gallus isolate bGalGal1 chromosome 9, bGalGal1.mat.broiler.GRCg7b, whole genome shotgun sequence includes the following:
- the DUSP28 gene encoding dual specificity phosphatase 28 has product MLLGGGGQSAAGAGHAAPLASSAAVGKVTASLLISNARTACNAELLAREGVTFCVNVTRQQPFPGLQQARGMRVPVFDDPAEDLYRYFEQCSDAIEEAVQSGGKCLVYCKNGRSRSAAICTAYLMRHRNLPLKDAFEVVKAARPVAEPNAGFWSQLQRYEEDLKIPTRSDLLGKGLSSP; this is encoded by the exons atgctgctgggaggaggcgGGCAGAGCGCTGCTGGTGCCGGGCACGCCGCGCCCTTGGCCAGCAGCGCTGCAGTGGGCAAAGTGACCGCCTCGCTGCTCATCAGCAATGCCAGGACGGCCTGCAACGCGGAGCTGCTCGCGCGAGAGGGGGTCACCTTCTGTGTCAATGTCACCAGGCAGCAGCCCTTCCCCGGCCTCCAGCAGGCCCGAGGCATGCGCGTGCCCGTGTTCGACGACCCGGCTGAGGACCTGTACCGCTATTTCGAGCAGTGCAGCGATGCCATAGAAGAAGCTGTCCAGAGCGGCGGGAAGTGCTTGGTGTACTGCAAGAACGGCCGCAGCAGATCTGCCGCTATCTGCACCGCGTACCTGATGAGGCACCGCAACCTCCCGCTCAAAGACGCCTTTGAG GTGGTGAAGGCTGCCAGACCAGTAGCAGAACCCAATGCAGGGTTTTGGTCTCAGCTACAGAGATACGAAGAAGATCTGAAAATACCAACGCGGTCTGATCTGCTGGGCAAAGGACTGAGCTCACCTTAA
- the CLDN15 gene encoding claudin-15 isoform X1, which yields MTIYSRAHVQACRTLMIISILLGFKAAVISLLGLKCTNVGLSDEDEKVKVAVTGGFLFILGGLCSMVAVSWYAAMITAPFFNPLYTGTKYKLGDALYLGWAGSVLCMLGGIFLTCPCKGKEKQEYSASKYRYSAGQASGQQQIYTEDAETVSSPKEYI from the exons ATGACAATATACTCGAGGG CCCATGTTCAGGCATGCCGTACCTTGATGATCATTTCCATCCTTCTGGGATTCAAAGCTGCTGTGATCTCGCTGCTTGGTTTAAAGTGCACAAACGTTGGGCTGAGTGACGAGGATGAAAAAGTGAAGGTTGCTGTCACGGgaggatttctttttattttaggaG GTCTCTGTTCCATGGTGGCTGTTTCTTGGTATGCTGCAATGATTACTGCTCCGTTCTTTAACCCATTATATACTGGAACCAA ATACAAACTAGGAGATGCTCTGTACTTAGGCTGGGCTGGATCTGTTCTTTGTATGCTTGGTGGGATCTTCCTAACCTGTCCatgcaaagggaaggaaaaacaggaatACAG TGCCAGCAAATACAGATATTCAGCAGGCCAGGCAAGTGGTCAGCAGCAAATTTACACCGAAGATGCTGAGACAGTCTCAAGTCCCAAGGAGTACATCTAA